Below is a window of Populus alba chromosome 2, ASM523922v2, whole genome shotgun sequence DNA.
TGGCAAGAATTATGTAGCAGCATCATCCCATGTGATGAAAACCTTTAAAGAAAGCAACAAAATAAGAAACACAAGGCCACCTTGATGCCTCAATGCTAGCTCAGGAGAAATCAATAACCATGTAACCAACATTATGTGGCCAAATCATAAAGTTACATGTTGAACCTTTTAGAGCCAATGTTCTAATAGAGTATAGATTAACAGTTTTGCAACAGACACCTAATTGTTGGTTTTACAAGAAATTTGGGTGAACAGATTAAGCAGAAAACTAGCAAGCAGCACAACCATTGAAATATATTCTCAATCGAATGATTCAATACTGCACTAGTAGTGTCGAAACACCCAAGACTAAAAATGATTACAACAAGTGCTTCTAAAATAAGTCTTGTGATAAACAGACTCCAAGTGGCATTAATCATGAGCTGTCATgtcagaaacaaaaatagatgtttACATGTCTATGAATATTGAAATGCAACAGTTTCAGGAACAGTGAGACAGTTTTCAACTAAAATGAATACTTACCTTCTTCAGCTCCCCTGTGTCTTTACCAGATTTCCTGATAATTGAACAGATCCGAGCATGTGCATACAACAAATAAACAGCAGTATTGCCCTGCACAAATTTTCAAAGGTAAGAAACAGGTACTGGTAGGGgtgatattaaataatataaaatgacaatGAAAGAGACAGGAGTGGTCCTCATTCCTCAATAACAGGCAGTCATCCCTATAATAACCAACTCACAAAGTAACAAGCAAGCAAGAAATGGCATATTCACCTTATCGTTGAGCATTTGATCAAAATCAAATGTGTAATTGGTCAACCTGTTGTTCTTCAGGTCAGCATACCTGCCATGAAATGTTAAATATTTAACGTTGTCAAAAGAGGCATTGATATTCTAGTGCTGAACTATAATCATACCACAATAATGGTGTAAATGGAAATGGAACAAATAACAATCCAGTTCAGTTCCAGAGACAAACCATCCGAGCAGGTACTGATAATAACTATTCTTCACGAGATTATGGATGATGCAACCTCATAAAAACATAGAGCTGGCCAGTTTCACCTAATTTTCAGATTTGGcaacttaattttttcttgggtcggAAACTCAAGATACACCTAATACAACTAAGCTCTAATCATTTGAAAGTCAAGTCACAAGCTAATCAGgcttaataattatgatatcaTTTTGTCAGTGATGATAGCTTATAGGTGTTACACGCCAAAACCCTCATATAATCAAAGTGAAACATTGTTTCCTTCAAACTATTGTAACTCCCAATTTGTCCCATTGATTCACATTCAAAACCCcatatcatcattattatctgAACTTTAAATGTGCCTTGATTAACTATACAAAACACCCTTTCCTCCAGCCAGAACTCCTTCAGCTTGTTCTCAttcatatatttatctttttcccATCAaatctaattattctcaacCAAGTCTCAGCCACAAATCCTGAACTCTCTCTTCCATAGCCCCCAACCCTCAACCCTTAATTCTCCAAGTTTCTCAATCACACCACATGTAAGAAAACAGACACCAACAAATCAACCAGTGATGATGATTCTGATGACAAAATAGACTAATAAAGAAAAGTCAAGCCAAAGTAGAATATACAGCTTACTTCACAGCACCATAACCAACTGCCTCGGCAGTTTGCTCAAGCTCCTCTTCAGTCCATTCTGCAGCCTTACCTGTCAACGATATAAAGCACATTTCAAACTCTCAAAGTTAAGAAAAAGGCCAAGTGGAAAGAATTCATCATGAAAAGAGGTGAACCACTCCATGTACAAATATAAGGAAGATAAAGAGACCTCTGTTACAAGGAAGACATGTAAAATTTGACACATGTTCATCAAATATCATTCAAGTTATCATACCACGCTCGATAAGTGCTGCTTTGCTGCGAGTCTTGGCTTCATCAAGTAAATCAGCTAACCGAACCACTTCAGTAGAGCGAGTTCTAAATCGTTTCCCATCTTCTCCAAGAACAAGACCAAAACCAACATGGTTAGTTTTAGGGTACTGCCTATCATCAGCTGGGAGCCAACCTGCACGTTTGGCAGCCTGTATCAGGTAGCCAAAAGAATGTTAGACCTCCTACAtccaataacaaattaaaaatagcaCCACCTCGAGTATTTAAAGAAGCATCAGAtggaaaatttgaaataaataaccAGTTATGAATATTGACATTTAGAGGTAACAgatgaaaggggaaaaaagaacTTGCATATGGTAAATAAAAAGTAACACAAAGAAATTAAGAGCAAAATCAAACATGATACACCAGAGAAGATATGCAAATGATACATACTTTGAACACCATATCAAAGTGTTGCTGTTGGCCAACATCAGTAACATAAATAATCCACTCAGCTTTCTCTTCATTAAGGCGATACCTATATACAAGCAACATTTCCAATGATTAATAAATTGAATCGGTATCTAAAAAGATGTACTAAGTCCATAGGCAAAGTAGGAAATACTAACCATAGAGCAGTCATATCAGTAGAAGCATAATTGTAACCACCATCACTCTTCACCACAATAAGGGGTATGTTAATCCCTTCAATAAATATCACACGAGCACCTTTGCTTTCTTCAACTAATCCTTGATTGGTTAGTGCTTCAATAACTCCAGGAATATATGGATTGTAAAAGCTTTCTCCCTGCAAACAAGGAAGAGTGTGCAAATGGTACATGTAACATCAGATCTTGATAGAGATTAAATAAGTAGGATGAACAGCAACTAGATAATCCCAAATCACCCTGTGCTAAATGTTCATGCAGTTAAAAATGTTTCATGTTGGTGCCCTCAGAAGCATTACACATAAAGCTAAAATATACCTTTTCCTCTAGGTGAACTCCAAGTCGTTGATAGACCTGATCAAACTCCCTCCTGCTAATGTCACAGATCTGTGTCCATGCTTTTCGGTACATTTGTTCTCCACTCTGTGTACAAATGGATGTAACTCAATGCTTAAACATCAGGAAGTTTCAGATTCCAAAGATAAAACACAAGATGTCAAACTTATGAATCCCTCAAGCCAACTGTGATCAATTTACCTGAAGGCGAACCACTGCCTTCTGTGCCCTATCCTTAAATTCTGCATCAACATCGAACCTCTGTTTTGATTCCTTATAGAAAGCCTAAACATGACATCAGTCAGGTTACTATCACATCAACTCCTAGCATGGGATTTATTATTCTATAAATCACTGGTATCTAGAGGCAAAGTAGGGAAACCCCACTTCAACTCtctaattttcataatttatagaTCTATGGTGTTTTGAATCACCTGTAAATCACCAATGGCTGTTTCATTAACATCTTCAAAGTTTGGAAATTTTTCAAAGAGGAATTCAATCAACATACCAAACTGCAAAGCACATAACAAACTTGTTAGCTAGATGTTGTTGGGATAGGGGCCAAAAGCAGTATACATTAGAAATTGTCGAGTCCTATGGAAACCAAGGAGATAATAAGAATCTTCTAAGCATCAACAACATCTATTCAAAAAAAGTTCTTACAAGAACAATACCACAAAAAATACAGATCATCCATGTTATTTACTATGAGATATATCAAAGATAAATGATACAGAGAGTCTATAAGTTAATGAAGTGCACGCggaaataaaattacattgatTACAAAGTATCAGATATCAGAATTAACCTGTGTCCCCCAGTCACCAACATGGTTTCGCCGAAGAACTTCAACGTTTGAAAATTCAAGCATGCTTGCTAGAGTGTCACCAATAATAGTAGACCTCAGATGGCCAACATGCATTTCTTTAGCAATATTGGGTGAGGAAAAGTCAACCACGGCTCTCTTAATGGAAAGTTTTGGTGCCCAAGTCTCAATACCGTCAACTAGCATCTTTTGAATGTTCTGCAGCCACAACAAACTAACCTAAGTAATCTATGCCAGTAATATCAGAACCATTGATACAATATAAACAATGCAGATGtatattctaaaaattaaaataaaaagaaaaaaaattaaattgaaattgatcACAAAATGTAAggcattgaaaacaaaaaaaaaaattggacaaTTTCCAAACACCTGGGCCATCCAATTTTTAGACAATACAACATTCACAAATCCAGGACCGGCTACGGAGCATGATTCTATCATTTCAGACTGAGGAAGATTTTTCATGATAGCCtgtcaaaaacaataaaaaagaaaatcattataCAAGAACAGAAAAGCTGTCcgtgtttattttttcaaaaaaagtaacAGAAATATTttacagaaggaaaaaaaaaaatccaaagcatACCTGTCCAACTGCTGGGGGTCCCCTGAATTCAATTCCTGGGCGGCCTTTGATTTTCGACCAGAGGCCCATCGCATTATTACTGCAGTAAATACCATATCATTTtggaattaaaatattataactaATTACAGCAAAAGAATAATTCTAGAGTAGTGTTTGTAGTACCATTGGTAATCCCCAAATTTGCCAGTGCAAGCAGCAACCAGCGGCTCGATATCAGGCTCACCTGGGACTGTTGCTTCAAGTGATAGCTGAAATAATTTTGCTAATTTCCGCTTTAAATTTCCAGCATTCTCTTGTTCCTGAgcattttcttctaaaaatattAGACACTGTAAGAAATATTCACCGCTCTAGGTTAAAGAATTTACAAAATAGACTTACAGCTGCCATGGTTGAAATTGATGGCGCCTTTGTTGCTGCAAAAGCAAGTCTTCTAGATTTCGCTGTCTTtgtttcacaataaataaaaaattaaagaaaaaataaaacgaagtaaaataaaaagggaatcGAAAGGGAGAGAGAAGGCAAACCAGCAAAGGCAGGGAAAGTAGAAGAGGGTAGCAGAGAGAGTCGATTGACGGAGAGAAATGGGGAGGGAAAGAGTGGAGTTAGCTGTCGGTTTAAGCAGGTGGGTATCAtcccttttttaattattcgcTTCGCTTTTTGCGAGTAGTGGTGTGGCGGCTATGGAGAAATGGAGGGTTGAATCGCACGGGGACGAAAGTCTTGAAACCCTTGAGCCAAACGACAGCGTCTGCCAATGGAACCTCAAAAATTCGGgtctgtattttatttttttttggtaaccacGGATTATCAGTTAAACTtgcttaattttcaaattacaaaaaaaaaaaaaaaaaaaccttgcttTCAATCTATCTgccataaattatttattttattattttaatataatgatattaaaataaaaattttatttaatatattttaattaaaaaatatttctaaaaaacacattatcaaacaaatatatattttgtttatcttaacttttcaatattttttttaaataacaattatcaGAATTTCATAGTATACCATGagagaaaacaatatatatatatatatatatatatatatatatatatatatatatttcaagtatttttttattttcatcactaacttcttttttttttttttttgtctctacacaaattaatgatttgtttcaaatagattgttatattattttcgtggtctttaaaattgttttaatattaagttaagtTGATACcacaaaagaaaatgcaattcttttattaaaaaataatagaaaatttgGGACCATATTAAACctttaaacaaaaaagcaaCACCTTTTTTAGCACATGAGGCatggattttaaaatttcagtacttacttttttttcttttagttttggaatttttattttgctatttaaaattttatttttgttcaatttacaatccttaaatttaaaaaataagtgtaataacgaacaaaaaaaattgagtttatcatcaataaatttaatttgatgagaggaattttattaagttatttttatcttgttactgtaaaactagataataattatatattttatgtcagAATTCaaaactaattgtttttttcattgtttaattttttttcttttaattcaattcttcttctcttaattgtatttttttaaatttatattgattatttctaattgaaatttattttctatttcgtctctaattgtttgattttgttagtttttcttatcaaatttaatcattattcttttaattattattttttatgttttcaatctttttcttgatttatatgtttttcttcaatttcatacttgatcatttctttttattaaatttgtatgTCAAGTTTGGtgtcaattcttttaattgttttttttattcatttttttaattgatttgttatttGCAATTCCATtcctaaatatttaatttcatttaaatttttccttaatatttaatttcaattggtttttatattgaatttaatctcgattaatttaattgctatttgttttgttttgcattgattttttccttttaatttcaccccttaatatttatttggttaagaatcttacttctttgttttttcaggttTATCTTTAATGGGATCACCCTAGTCTCATGACTTATATTATAGATCTAAAAGATTAGCTCGAAACGACTttggctttttttaaaatattttttcaaatatcttttttgCCGGTATTTGTATTGCTTTGCTATTTATATGGTTATTCTAATTTCATGTTCTAAGTCATGTGTTTGATTTGTTCACTCAAGTTGGCTACGGGGTTCACtcaaggctttttttttatatgtttccaTCATATCAGCGAATGTCTATTCCTTATGTTTTTTTGACGTATTGGGCCTTTTGTGGTGTgaatttattcaatcattttaatttgtatttattgtttaagccatgagtttttttagggttatatttatattttatttatttaaatacaaaaatttagtaaatataattggataaatatcttatatttacaatttctttcttgattgttgttaatgatttttttattatttacaaattatcaatttatttagttaGAGGATTACatatactttttaaatgttactgttaatttttcatgtaagaaaacacattgaaacaaaatatatatatctgatattttttattaaaaaaattataacatgcatgtcaaattcatgattttaatgtttttatatttttttttttttgtacatttttttattctttacgcTTGGCTTATATatacctttttctttgtttagtttttcattcttatgtaattttttttcttcacatcgcttgtttttgaaatttttttctatatagaatataaaaatagtGTTACAATGTAGtaattgtaatattattttattttttttattattaatatatataattttttattatattttattatatgtaagagTTAACTTTGTGatttatgattatatatatatatatatatatatatatatttttttcaagtaaaaaagcGTGTTAGTAATATCtgtacattaatttttttgtattgggaaaaaaattatttgacataTAACTAAACGAGTTGAATAGACAcgttaatattttaatttttgtatttattaatacaAATAGTTCTTATAGgccttttgatttataattaatttttttaaaaataaatttgaaaagcttagatatttatttatttatttttgctaaaattacaTACCTCGTTAGATACTAAATTATGAAGGacaaaaaagttaaaaggaCTTATAAGGCCCTTACCAGTTACctccattgaaaaaatataaaaacaacccAACATCTGAAAAGCCCTACCTTAACCCCTGCTTTCCCAATTCCCGCGCCTCCTCCACTTCCCATAGCTCCACCAATACAGGTGAGCCTCAACCTCCCCAGTTTAGGTTCTCCTCCCAACATTCCCATGGCTACTACTAGCATAGCATCAAACACTGAGCTATCGCGTGCGATTAAAGCTTCAATCAGACCCTCTTCTAATAAACCCTTGGCCACTCAACAACCCATAGGAAGATGCACATTTAATCGCTTTTCCGATAGATTTCCGGTTCTTTCAGTGAGAGCTACAAGCAATAGTTCGATGTCCAAGGAAAATAGCAGCAAAAGCGGTGATGGGGCTGGTGGAGGACTTACATACAAGGATGCTGGGGTGGATATAGATGCTGGGTCTGAGCTTGTTCGGCGAATTGCAAAGATGGCTCCTGGGATTGGTGGTTTTGGTGGTCTTTTCCCTCTTGGTATGCTTTCTTTTAGATTTCCCCCTTCGCTTATGGCTCTCTGTGCTCTTGGTTGTGAACTTAACTGATTGTCGAAAATCTATGTGGCTACATGATTGTTTTCATGCTGACTGCTATagttcaaattatatatattttttctccttaTAGGCTAGGCCTACGCACTGGGAATTGGGGGGATAGAGTGATGCTaagaccttttttttgttcttgtgtgTGTTTTGTTATTGTGCTGATTAAAGTTTCTGCACACAGGGGATTCGTACCTAGTTGCAGGTACGGATGGTGTAGGGACTAAGCTAAAGCTTGCATTTGAAACTGGAATCCATGAAACCATTGGAATTGATCTGGTAAAGTCTGGATAAATCTTGTTATATGCATTTTGCTGCTGTTGATTTGCTTCCTAATTCACTTCTCCTGCTGCAGGTTGCTATGAGTGTAAACGATATTGTTACTTCCGGTGCAAAgcccttgttttttcttgattacTATGCTACAAGCCGCCTTGATGTTGACCTTGCTGAAAAGGTACTGATAATTGCATGGTTTACTGAGTTAATATGGTATTTGTGCACAAAAAAAACCTCAGCTGAATAAAATTTTCCTGTTCTTTTGATTTAGGTCATTAAAGGCATAGTTGATGGTTGTCAACAATCGGACTGCACTCTTTTAGGGGGAGAGgtattctttctttatattttactaTGGATGCATACCTTTCAGGGCATCGTGTAATGCTGCACCTGAAGATTGATGTTGTAGTCAccacagattttatttttgcagaAACATGGTTATTGCAGTCATTTTACACAATATTGTGGCAATTACCAATATGGTGTTGCTGAATCTTTGTATATGAAAGATGGGTTTGCATTGAACTATCCTATTAAGTACATTTGGCCTGTCTTGACCCATCACAAGTTTCTGTCTCATGTGAAATGGTCGTACTCTAGAgagttcttgaaatattcatctGAAATAGTAAGTGTCCAATTATCTTTTCATGAACAATCGGCAGCAACAAAGAAATCGTCGGGATAATTTTTGTTTGACAAAATAAGATGCTGTTTGGAAGAGATTGTCTATTAGGCTAGGGATGGTCAGGGCTAGATGTATGTGTGTTGCATCATGTAAGAGGGATATGGCATGGTAACTTATATAAGTAGATAATTATGGAAATTCTCTATTCATTTGCTTTATTTTGTCCTATTATGGTCGTACTATCTGAGGAATAGACCTACCTAATGCATGCTATGAGGTCAAATTTGCTGACACTAAAAGTCTTGGTGGACTCGTATTCCTCCCTTTACACGCGTAATTTCACCAAAACTTACAACTCTCCTTCGACCTCAATGGTTTTGTTAAATTCCTTCCAGACTGCAGAGATGCCAGGTTTCTATGCAGAAGGTGAGTATGACCTCAGCGGGTTTGCTGTTGGCATTGTAAAAAAGGAATCAGTGATTGATGGGAAAAACATTGCGGCCGGGGATGTTCTCATTGGTTTGCCATCGAGTGGAGTCCATTCCAATGGTTTCTCTCTTGTAAGAAGGTTGGTGTTGGTTTTGaggaattcttattttttttctccatgcaTTATAACATCATTGATGCCTGTTTACAGCggtatgatttttttagttcccTGCATTGAATATTCTTATTAATTGATGAATGCTTGTCTATTTTTGTAGGGTTCTAGCTCAGAGTAGCTTGTCTTTGAATGACCAACTTCCTGGTGGAAGTGTTACTTTGGGTGAAGCTCTTATGGCTCCAACTTCTATCTATGTCAAGCAGGTTTCATTCAAGTTTTGTTTCCCTTTCACATTGTTATGATTAACATCGTTGAATTGACTACATTTTTAtgctaaaagaaaaacttttccTCTTCAAAAAGGTGCTTGATTTGATTAGCAAGGGCGGTGTAAAGGGCATAGCTCACATCACTGGAGGCGGTTTTACAGATAACATACCAAGAGTTTTCCCGAAAGGCCTTGGAGCTTTTATATACAAGGATTCATGGGAAGTCCCAACCCTTTTCAAATGGATCCAAGAGGTGAATTGTGTTTTACATATAAATGCTGGATTATGATGTTAGATTGACccaataacttttgattttttaatttgattaactgGTAGATCTTGGAGGTTATGTTTTGTTGTAAATAAACATAGAGACGCGATggtatttatttccttttctattgttttcttatttCAGGCTGGAAGAATAGAAGATGCTGAGATGAGTCGGACTTTTAACATGGGCATTGGGATGGTTCTGGTCATGACCGAGGAAGCATCTCGCAGAATTCTTGAGGAGGGACAACATAAGGCATATCGCATTGGTGAGGTTGTACATGGTGAAGGAGTGAGCTATCACTAAAATACTACCACATGTTTAAACATGTACGTGCATGCGGAGGAGAGATATAGAGATTTACGGCTTTTCTTTATTCCAGTAACATGAGCTGCCAAAAATCTTAGTGCTAAGACAGATGGTGGGACAAAAAATCTTACATTTGTAGACTCAATGTAATCCATGGCTGATGACCGATCCTCACTTGACAATGCCTTTATCATTTgtgctattttattttctgaaaagtTGCTGGgtattctaaaaaaaagagagaatttccaggttaaacttttcaaaatcttaaaatttaggTGAGATGACCCGTTCATCAGATACTGTTGCAAATGGATGAAGTAATGGAGGCCAAATCAATGGTGGTTTGTAATGGTCTGCTAATAATACAATTGAAGTGCCTTTGTTATTGGGACGATTGATTTATTACTGAAAGCAAACACTGAATAATCGAGATTTCCCCTGCTTTTTTCATACCCTTTCCCACAGCTAGTTTCATGTGTTCCTCACTTAGTCCCCCCGCCTTTTTCTTACCTGCACCATCACATTGAATTTTGTTCCGCTTGATCTCTCAGCACCGGATCTTTCCAAGCCATTCTTCTGTTTGATGTTTGTACCTCTAGGTCTAGCACAAGAGGATTTTGTCAAATTCTGCCTAACTGCATCATTTCCTTGAAGGTTTTTGCTAGGGTTCTCAGTAGCTGAATCTGAATCTTGCTGTAATCTACTAGCTGCTGGTTTCCTCAAGTTCTTGCCACTACCATCCGATCGCCACAGTCTGAAACTTATTTCATCCTCCATCTGGCTCCTTTGCTCAGCTTGCAATATTTGTCGATGATAGTGAGGGCGAGTGTGGCTTCCCTGATTCAATTTCTGAAAGCAGCGATCCCCCTGGGGCAGTTGCTGATGAAATGTATTCTCTTTCCCAGGCTTTAGGGGCATCTTGCTTTGAAAACCTTGCTGCCCTTTGTCTAATTCATGTAGATAATAATGAAAGCCAGACTCGGACAAACTAGGAATGGCATTTTTAGGTGGATATCTTAGAGGAGGTACGAATGTTGCAGGAATCTGGCTCTGTGTAGCCAAAGGAACCCGCAAAGTCTCGCTTCTTTTCAGCTCCGAATTTGCATCTTCCAGTTCAGTTTTTAGGCTCTTGCTTGGGGTAACTGAAGGTATTCTGTCGAGGCCTGGAGCAGCAAAGGCAGGGATGTTTTCCTTGCATTGCTTCCCATAAGGAGGATCCAGCTGCCtgtataataattatgattacaCTGAATGGTTATCAAGCTACGGCCATTGAAACAGAGCTCAAATATTTTAGCCATTAAAAACCACATATGCAAATCTTACAGATGTCAAAACTAATCAGATCGGTACTAATCTCCaaataagagaagagaaaacaagaaaagttTAAGAGTTTATTTCCCTCCAATCTTTTGAGTACCAGTAAACAGGAAGACATTGGTACCTTTTGTGAGAAGGTTGTTGAAGATGGATGTCGAGTTTTCTCCAATCAATTCCCTTTTCCAGGAGAACAACTTCTCTGGGCCTGGCAGAGCCAAAAGGGTCTGGCTTCTGCTTCTGGTGCTCCTGAAATCGAGCttgttcttcctcttctctctctacCTCATCTGCCCACGAAAATGCTGCAGAGACATTTTTTACCCTGCTATCCACCATTCTCTCTACGTGTGTTTCTCAACTCCAACGGCTATTTGcagtttcaaattcaaaagtTGGAGGCTTTGGAGCTTTCCGATTCAATCGCGCAACCCTAAGGTGCCATTTATGTAAAACCACAAGGGTAATTTATTCGAAATTTCCAGCTAATGCATAATTGTTTTGTTATGTCAACTACAAGGGTAACcttgtaattttataattttctctaTTATGATTGTCAAATGTCAAAatcttctcatatttttttttttaaatccatgatTACTTAAAAGcttatatttaacaaatataatcaaCCACGAAAAAAGGAATAAGAGAGAATCATAGGGAGTGTTTATAAAAcccattaaaatttatatttaacaaattaattttatttttaatttttcaaaattataataagaCAAGTCGCAACGTGAGTGAATTAAGTCTTGTAGCTTTGTTGACTTTTCAAAGAACATAACAACTTACTCCCTTCTTAAAAATAAAGCCCAAGCGTGAAGAATTTCAAAGAAATTAACTAGCAAttgtttcttttaagtttttaagtaGTGTTTAGGTTTTGAtctaataaagtttttttttttttttttttatatatagattttaagTATAGACAAAGAAgacttgaaaatttttaatagaTCTTCATTCCttgaaaacttattttaaaatttttatatctcCAATAAAAATTACTACGTTCTTTTCTAATACCGCATGAGATTATATtagtgattgatttttattcacGAGatcttatattatatatatataataaaatatttttaaatagctcATGCTTTTTTTCTGCTTGATGAACTCAAATAATAGACAACCATGACAGGAAATCTTATGGTCTCGTAAGGCAGATTCCCGTAAGTTTAAGAAAGTGGTTGTCTGTCCCTGCGCACTGTCTGTACTTGATCTCCATATCTCATGATGTATATATTTTCTCCGGTTCAGCATATATCTTTTCGAATTTCGGAGTCAATGGaacatcttcatctttttttcttcttgaaatatctattcaaaaataaaatgcaagcaCGATGATACAAgcataattattcaaaaatcaaTGGAAGTTTCCGGTATTTACACAATGCAGCGACGCCTCtttcacaaaaaagaaaaaagtcctGAATCTGCTAAATCCGCTAACAACAAAGGCAACCAAAAACGTTGTAGAGAATTATTCAGAAGACAGTGGATGTCTGAGATCAATATCCACTTGTTCCTTTTTTGGGTGTTTCGTGGTACTGTAGAAACGAGATCTGTCTTTGAAGCCTCATTTGCTGGCGGAACTTAGCTATGAACTCCTCCGCTCTCACATCAATCCCTTCTTCCTCTGCTggaattttctcttcacaagtCTCgtattcttcttcatctccaccTTTTAATAAGAAACTCCTCCTCATTCCAT
It encodes the following:
- the LOC118046846 gene encoding arginine--tRNA ligase, chloroplastic/mitochondrial isoform X2: MAAEQENAGNLKRKLAKLFQLSLEATVPGEPDIEPLVAACTGKFGDYQCNNAMGLWSKIKGRPGIEFRGPPAVGQAIMKNLPQSEMIESCSVAGPGFVNVVLSKNWMAQNIQKMLVDGIETWAPKLSIKRAVVDFSSPNIAKEMHVGHLRSTIIGDTLASMLEFSNVEVLRRNHVGDWGTQFGMLIEFLFEKFPNFEDVNETAIGDLQAFYKESKQRFDVDAEFKDRAQKAVVRLQSGEQMYRKAWTQICDISRREFDQVYQRLGVHLEEKGESFYNPYIPGVIEALTNQGLVEESKGARVIFIEGINIPLIVVKSDGGYNYASTDMTALWYRLNEEKAEWIIYVTDVGQQQHFDMVFKAAKRAGWLPADDRQYPKTNHVGFGLVLGEDGKRFRTRSTEVVRLADLLDEAKTRSKAALIERGKAAEWTEEELEQTAEAVGYGAVKYADLKNNRLTNYTFDFDQMLNDKGNTAVYLLYAHARICSIIRKSGKDTGELKKTGKIVLDHADERVLGLHLLQFAEVVEEACTNLLPNVLCEYLYNLSENYTRFYSNCQVVGSAEETSRLLLCEATAVVMRKCFFLLGIKPVYKI
- the LOC118046846 gene encoding arginine--tRNA ligase, cytoplasmic isoform X1, encoding MIPTCLNRQLTPLFPSPFLSVNRLSLLPSSTFPAFAAKSRRLAFAATKAPSISTMAAEQENAGNLKRKLAKLFQLSLEATVPGEPDIEPLVAACTGKFGDYQCNNAMGLWSKIKGRPGIEFRGPPAVGQAIMKNLPQSEMIESCSVAGPGFVNVVLSKNWMAQNIQKMLVDGIETWAPKLSIKRAVVDFSSPNIAKEMHVGHLRSTIIGDTLASMLEFSNVEVLRRNHVGDWGTQFGMLIEFLFEKFPNFEDVNETAIGDLQAFYKESKQRFDVDAEFKDRAQKAVVRLQSGEQMYRKAWTQICDISRREFDQVYQRLGVHLEEKGESFYNPYIPGVIEALTNQGLVEESKGARVIFIEGINIPLIVVKSDGGYNYASTDMTALWYRLNEEKAEWIIYVTDVGQQQHFDMVFKAAKRAGWLPADDRQYPKTNHVGFGLVLGEDGKRFRTRSTEVVRLADLLDEAKTRSKAALIERGKAAEWTEEELEQTAEAVGYGAVKYADLKNNRLTNYTFDFDQMLNDKGNTAVYLLYAHARICSIIRKSGKDTGELKKTGKIVLDHADERVLGLHLLQFAEVVEEACTNLLPNVLCEYLYNLSENYTRFYSNCQVVGSAEETSRLLLCEATAVVMRKCFFLLGIKPVYKI
- the LOC118046844 gene encoding phosphoribosylformylglycinamidine cyclo-ligase, chloroplastic, which codes for MATTSIASNTELSRAIKASIRPSSNKPLATQQPIGRCTFNRFSDRFPVLSVRATSNSSMSKENSSKSGDGAGGGLTYKDAGVDIDAGSELVRRIAKMAPGIGGFGGLFPLGDSYLVAGTDGVGTKLKLAFETGIHETIGIDLVAMSVNDIVTSGAKPLFFLDYYATSRLDVDLAEKVIKGIVDGCQQSDCTLLGGETAEMPGFYAEGEYDLSGFAVGIVKKESVIDGKNIAAGDVLIGLPSSGVHSNGFSLVRRVLAQSSLSLNDQLPGGSVTLGEALMAPTSIYVKQVLDLISKGGVKGIAHITGGGFTDNIPRVFPKGLGAFIYKDSWEVPTLFKWIQEAGRIEDAEMSRTFNMGIGMVLVMTEEASRRILEEGQHKAYRIGEVVHGEGVSYH
- the LOC118046845 gene encoding uncharacterized protein; translated protein: MVDSRVKNVSAAFSWADEVEREEEEQARFQEHQKQKPDPFGSARPREVVLLEKGIDWRKLDIHLQQPSHKRQLDPPYGKQCKENIPAFAAPGLDRIPSVTPSKSLKTELEDANSELKRSETLRVPLATQSQIPATFVPPLRYPPKNAIPSLSESGFHYYLHELDKGQQGFQSKMPLKPGKENTFHQQLPQGDRCFQKLNQGSHTRPHYHRQILQAEQRSQMEDEISFRLWRSDGSGKNLRKPAASRLQQDSDSATENPSKNLQGNDAVRQNLTKSSCARPRGTNIKQKNGLERSGAERSSGTKFNVMVQVRKRRGD